The genomic interval gcaaaataactgTATACGGTCAATGAAAAGTGAATATGTtcctatttttgttttgcttgtttgtgtaggCACTGTGAGTGAGCACAGTAATGTCCAGTATTTAGCCTATGTGTTCTGGAGTTTAGCACACATGAACAAAGTAAGTACAGGCACAACAGGCCAAAGATAATTTTAGAAGATTCATTCTATTTGTAATCCTTTACAAATTAAAgtaatgttttacagtgttggCGGCATAGtaatttttttggtcattttttaaaatttcgaAACAACCACTGCCATATTATGTGTACCCTATTTTGTGTGTACTACAAGTGTATGAGTACAGCTGgaagtttaaaaaagagaaatacatatattttaattgatGTGCCTGGTTTCCTATTACTCTCAGATATGTATATAAAAGGAATGACCCACTAAAGCCTCAAATATTCAAAGGTCACAAATGTACACAGGCATTTTGTATTGGCTATTGCAAGATTATCGTCATGACCTATTCAGATTGTTTTCCATTACCTAACATAATGACTGTTTTGACAGTGTTGGTTCCACTCAATGTGTCAAAGTTAgatctttaaaatgttattggCCAGTCCATCTAACAAAGCAAGCAGAAACAattgctgctttgtgacaactgatgatttttttttcaatacacTGTGATTGCTTTAGGTATGAAACATGCTCAGACTACATTTGAAAAGTTGTTGAGTGGATTATTTGCTGTAAATTTCACAGAGGCTTCTCTCACACTGAACTTAGCAATGTGTACATTTCATCCTGGTTGTTTCTGCACCACTGCACATGGACCTAGCAGCCccattttgtttgggggggggggggggggttgtttttttaatctgataCCCTGCCTCTTGCACCAATTAGTCCTGCTCCTAAGAAGGTGTGGCCATGCACTGCTCTCAGGAGGGTGTCGCCATGCACTGTTGCAAAGATGGTGATGCTATACCTCTGAAAGCACTGGCTGCTCTGTCACCTGACTAGCTCTTGACCTTGGTCTCTGTAATTAGTCAATCATTGATTTGTCCAAAATAAATGTCGCTCATCACTATGCTTGCATCTTTCTTTGCCTCACTCAATGTCATATAGGTAAGCTGACAGCATGACTTCATTGTATTGGTTAACCAACCATGATCTATTAGTTCTTTATCTATATATTTTcatgagtttattttatttttagtcaaAATAAGTGCCACATGTTGATTTAGTGTCATGTGTTCAACTGGCGATGAGTCAAAATTTCCAAAATGAACCGatttcattttcagaaaatcactaaaattagaaaaagacaacacatatttaaaagagacaaaatgatgaatattatttaatatatggGCTTACTTACATCAAAGTATGTGGGGAGATAAGGCCACAGTGTGTAATCTGTGCAGGTACTTTTGCTAACGACAGCTTGACAGCAGCAAAACTAAAGTAACATTTAGACATGAAGCATGGTCATctttcagtaaaacaaaaaaaaaagaaatgttttttgcatGGAAATTGAGTGAATTGAACTCACAAAAAGGTGCTTTTAAATCTGTGCCAAAGCACAGATAAAAACTGGAGGTGAAGAACAATTTAAGACTGGCTGTTTGAAAGATTaaacttgattaaaaaaaagcagccaCATCTTTCATACCAAAATGAGTAAGTAActcaaacatttttatatggaaaactgtgtttgtgtgtgtgtgtgtgtgtgtgtgtgtgtgtgtgtgtgtgtgtgtgtgtgtgtgtgtgtgtgtgtgtgtgtgtgtgtgtgtgtgtgtgtgtgtgtgtgtgtgcatgcatatctacttaaaataaaacttgtatACAAAGAGGTCTATTGTTATCTTTTTTTAGTTTGGCCTTCATGCCACCTTCACCATTGACATTCAGCACTGTAACATTTTTTTGGATGGGTTGAGAAAGTAATTCAGAGTAGGAGCATGTGTTATGTTCATATGTGCTGAATAAGGGAGAGACTCTTTTTGTCAttgctgttttttatttaattttgttagcCAGTTAATAATAGACAATAAAACTCTGGACAAATGGGGATTTGacttgattttctttatttacatgCTTCAGTATTTTGTATGTGGGCAAGTTTTAGTTCTGGGgacggggtgggggtgggggggagtcaATTTCTCAAAATACTAGCAAGGGGACCTCAGGAGGAACAAGTTTGAATACTCTGCACTATGCTCTCCAAAGCTGATTGTCACAAGAAACGTATTTAGAAGGTAAATCACAATTATCAAAACAGACTGAATTTCTAAAAAAAGGACCAAAAATAGAATTTTTCAAAGACATTGTGATTATATTGTGATACAGGCAATTTACTGTTCTTTACAAGACACACCAACAACCAGcgaaataaataacaaatcaagcaaaataaataataaaacgtGATAATAAAAAGTGAGCAACTTTTTTGAGCAAGGACAGAGGTCAGGTTATGTCTGAAATTAAAAATGCCCTGGAAACAAATTCcattttaaagataaatattCCAAAATTCTACAAGTAGCAATATACTTAGCTAATGGTCTTGAACATTAATCAAAGAAATCAAATATTAAGGCATTCACAGTGGAATGTATGTATACAATCCATCCAAATGCAATCTGTACCCAGGTCTCAGAGATCAAGTTGTTATATGAAAGAGTAATAAAAATATGAGATCCAGCAAGTAaaagacctttttcaaacttgcatacatgcatacatataacaTAGTGTATACACTGTGTTATGATGGGaactgttttatatatgtgcataAGCTAACTTTGACAAAAGGTATAAATATCCTAGCTCctgatatttgttttatatataatgcatgcacataattataagaaaacacaatttttaaaaattaaaaaggttaaTACACACTAACAGAAAGCCATCCAATCATCATACTCATCTCTTCAgcttttgtgtaaataaataaattaaaatatgtatgtCATTTGTAATTAAATATGCTCTGAAAATTAATGGAATGTTGAAGGTGATAATTTAAACAGTCTACAAGTCACAATATACTTAGCTGATGctctaaaccatggataaaatatagcatatattagaGGGTTGACAGAGGAATTGATGGATATAAGCCAGGTAAGAACAGTCGACACCAGTGACAAAGATGTCATGTTTTCAACAAACAGAGAACATAGACTAGAAGGTATCCAGAgagcaagataaacacaaacaacaatgcccagtgtttttgctgctttagaatTAGAAGACTTAGAaactttgtctctgtgtctgtttgaggtaGCATTCAACACAGATCTCACAGCTTTAGCTTGACGTCTtgccaaagtaaaaatgattgaatacAAGATGAGAATAACCGAACATGGACATATAAATGAAATCACAAGATCAATGGTCACCCATGAAGATTTTACGATTAAAATGCACTCTCCATGGCATCTGCTCAAGATCTGAGATGGAAGGAGATGGTCATTAAAGTACAAAAAGATGAGGATatacaagagagaaaaagaccagCCTAGAATtatgaataaagacattttacaaactGTAACTTTAGTGGAATATAACAGAGGGTCACTGATTGCAATGTACCGGTCAACTGCAATTAAAACCATATAACACACAGATGCTGAAGCTGAGATCCAATTGATTACAAAAAAAACTGTACATGCCATTTTACCAAGATACCAACAGCTGTCTCTTAGTTGCATTGTATTCACAGGCATAACAAATCCCATGAGAAGATcagccacagccagagagaggatgagtagGTTAGTTGGAGtatggagctgcttgaagtgagagATAGATAAGATCACAAGGAAgttcaaaaacacagtgcatacagagatacaaaacagaaaaataaacaaaattatatttccaGGGCCTGTTCGGACCTCCTTTCTGCATGAGTTGTTGTCAGGAAAGCAGTACTCAACTGTCATGTGTTGCTGATACTCTGTGATATTCATCTTAAGTATTTACAGATATGCAATTTGGAGCTGTTCATAATATGCTGTTCAGCAGTACTGGACTGATGAATTTGTCTTTGCagattgtgtatttatattgaaGTATGAATCCTCCTACTAACATATGAATGGCCACTTTTTACACAGCATCATTCACTTAATATTCAACAATGTCATTACAGGGGTGACCAGTAGAGGAGTGAAAGTGTTTACAGTTAGTGTTAACAGTTAAATCTCTCACATTTTGCACACAATGTGTTTTTGAGGTATTCCTTTGCTTTTAACACATACtacttattaaataaataagttccAGTTTTCTCAGCTTTGCGAACTTTTATTTGGATCTTAAAAGTAACTTTAGTAGTATAGCAGCTCCTCTTATGGCCCTCCTCAAAGGAGCTGTGACAAAGATACGCTGGAACCAAGAGGCAGATAAAGCATTCAATCAATTCAAATGATTAAATGGGGCTTTCACCACTGCTCCTCTTCTTAAACAACCTGATCTTTCCATCCCATTTGTGGTAGAGGTAGACACCTCCAACATAGGAGTAGGAGCCGTTTTGTCACAAAGGAATGACAATTCCAACATACCATTTTTTGCgtactttttttctgtaaactgGCCCCGGCCATGCAGAACTATGAGATAGGAAAATGTGAGCTATTAGCCATAAAATTGGCTTTGGCGAAATGGAGGCACTGGTTGGAAGGGGACAACTATCCCTTCACAATTATTACCGACAAATTGTAATTTGGAGTATATGCATTCTGCTAAACAATTAAACCCTCGACAAGCCTGTTGGTCATTATTCTTCTCACGATTTCAATTCAAGATCCTGTATTGCCCAGGTTCCCACAATACAAaagcagatgccctgtcccACTTTCACCTAGGGTACACTGAGGAGGATCACAACACTCAGGAAACCATCCCTCCTACATGGGTGTATATAGCATCTATAAGATGGGAGATTGATGAGGAAATCGAGCAAGCAACAAAAGAAACTTGATACTTGAGACTTGATAACAGAGTTATTGTAatgattgcacacacaaacaaggaagaggatccaGAGGCAGGaggttttattatttagatcaaacagatcagtgggGTCAGGCAGGTAGTTAGGTTGTTTCAAGATCGATAACACAGTACAGAGTCCAGggggtgtccaggggtcagaAAGAAGACAAGCTCTGAAACATAGGCAGGAGtcaaaaaccaggaagacaaaaccGTAACTGAACCGCTTGTTACACAACATAAGGTTGGCAATACTGTACGACGTGAGTGTGAAGGAGGGGATCTTAAGTAAGGGAGGAGTGATGAGGAGAAACaatgatcaggtgtgtgctagcaTTCAGGTGAACCAGATTAGAGGCATGTGTGGGAAGAGGTAGGCATGGCAGTGTGGGGTTGAGCATGATTCCTGGCATTCATAATAGTTATTATGTACTGTGTACACTTTGgtactaaagaaaaaaaagtcacattaaAATTCTCCCATTATTATGTATATACACTTCgatactaaataaaataagaatgtcattaaaatattcttgTAATGGTAGGAAAGTGCAATTCTGAAGAGAAACACTAGAAGCATACTTGTTGTTTGCCATTATGCgaatgtgagaaagaaagatagacaAGGGAAAGATTATGAAGTTTTAATTgttagtaataaaatgtttacattaatccATTGTGATTACAGAGAGCCAATGAAATTGAATTAGCAAAGGTGTAACATGGTCAGCCGATTTAGACCATGTAATGTCCAAGGATTCGTGCTGCAGAAATGGCTACTAGGATTATTTTGACTAAGACTTCAGTAAAGTGTTGTGTTAAAACAGGTCGTAGTCtggaaatatttcataaataaaaaaaaacacaaccaaggAGACACAATTTATGACTAGAAAAACAGAGTGTACTGTCCAAAATAACACCAAGGCTGTAAACTTTTACGAAGACAGTTATAATAGCTCCAGCCATAGGGaatgtacaaatataaaaaaatttaagtGTAGATATAGATCCCATAGGAAACAGCTCAGTTTTACTCCTATCGAATTTGAAATAATTGCTTGTTATCCATATATGTGTATCATGGAAATAAGATGTGTGAGTATTGAAAGAGAGTAGAAGTTGGCATattggacacacacagctgcatatcatcagcataacaaTGAAACCGATCATCATAGATGCTGAAAAATATTGCCAAGAGGCAGAAGGTAAATGATGAATAATAGTGAGCCTAACACTGAACCCTGTGTAACAGCACAATGAACCGTAGAGATTTCTGACCAATAATTCTGAATCTGTACAAACTGTGTCCTGTCTGCAAGATAGGAAGCAAACCACTGATGTACAGTGCCACAGAGTCCAATACTAGCCAACTGCTCCATAAGAAGCTGATATGATATTGTATCAAAGGCTACACTGAGCACAcgtaaaaattaaaatagaaagcACACCTGAATCAGCTGCACAGAGAAGATCATTGGTGAGCTTAACCATAGCCATTTCTGTACTATGTTTGGGatttaaaaattctaatttcAGAATTGATCTGATTATTGCAACTTTCAGTGAAAAGTACTAATGATCTTTATGAAAACTTTAATCACCATTGCATCAAGAGCCAACTGCACAGGAATTGTGCTAATTTTGGAGTTGAGAAATTTCAAAAAAGCAGAATATTGTTCATTAGAGAGGTTagtattgatatttatttcagaTGTTTCGAGAAACTTTTCACTGTATAGAAAAGTGTCTTAGTATTCCATTCACCATTAATGCTAATAATGTGTGCATAATAACATATTTTTGCACAGAAAGAATATTTTGTAGTAAAGGACATGCtcaaaatacttttatttataaatagaaCATCTGGGCTTGGTGTATACCCTCTAATGCCTCGATGTAATTCAGGTACCAAGGAGCACTatggacaaataaaacaacctgttttggttttttttgcaggggcTAGGATATCATGCGCAGAAGATAAACTATTATTGTAATAGTCTACTAAACCTGAAAGTGAAGCAATAGGGATAGGAACAGAGTTTGGAATAATTCAACTGGAATAATTGCCATGTGGTTCATTATATGTATACAAAGTTGGATCCTCTGCACTGGTTGTTCTGAAGCCACAGAACACATCAAAACTAGAGGTGGAGAACAACTTAAGACTGGATGTTTGAAAGATTAAACCTGATATCAGCAGattgtgtttaaaaagcagccaCATCCTTcacaccaaaatgaaaaacattgtgtgtgtatgtgtgtgtgtgtgcgcgcacgttttgattgatgtgtgtgtgtgtgtgtgtgtgtgtgtgtgtgtgcatgcattttcactgttgtgtgtgtgtgtgtgtgtgtgtgtgtgtgtgtgtttgtgtgtgtgagtgtgtgtgtgtactgaagaAAAATGGGATGATTTGACCTGATTTTCTTTATACATATGCTGTAGTATTTTGTGTATTGAAAGGTTTTAGTCAAGGGGGGCCAACTTCTCAAAACACTGACAAGGAGACCTCAGGAAGAACAAGTTTGAATACTCTACACTTTGCCCTTGAAATCTGATTATAACTTTACTGCAAAGTGTGAACAgtattataattaaaaacaacatggaaTCAACATCTAACACTGGCTTCAAAAGAGCCAAAATGTCACAAGAATCTTTTGTTTAGAAGGTAAGTCACAAGATTCAAAACAGACTACCAATTTCTAAAAAAAGACCATAAATAGAATTTTCCAATTCTACAAGTAGCAATATACTTATCTGATAATctagaacattaaaaaaatgataaaggATTCATAGAAGAATTAATGTATACAACCATCCAAATGCAGTCTACACCAATGTCTTAGAGGTCAAGTTGTTATCTGacagattaataaaaatatggGATCCAGCAATTAaaagacctttttcaaacttAGCATACATATAACATGTATACTGTCTTATAGTGGGACCAGTTTTATATATTTGCGTAAGATAACTTTGACAAAAGGTATAAATATCCTAGCTCCTGGTatctgctttatatatataattcatgtGCATGACTATAATagaataagatttaaaaaatatacaaatttaaTACACAATTACAGAAGCCCATGCAATCATCATACTTATCTCTTCAGCTTTTGTAATTTATATCATATGAAGCAGATTCAGTCTTTTGAGGAGAATaaagtttgaaattaaatatgctttgaaaaTTAATGGAATGTTGAGGGTGATAATTTAAACAGTCTGCAAGTCACAATGTACTTAGCTGATGAtctaaaccatggataaaatatagcatatattagaGGATTGACAGAGGAATTGATGGATATAAGCCAGGTAAGAACAGTCCACACCACTGACAAAGATGTCATGTTTTCAACAAACAGAGAACATAGACTAAAAGGTATCCAGAgagcaagataaacacaaacaacaatgcccagtgtttttgctgctttagaatTAGAAGACTTAGAAActttggctctgtgtctgtttgaggtaGCATTCAACACAGATCTCACAGCTTTAGCTTGACGTCTTgttaaagtaaaaatgattgaatacAAGATGAGTATAACTGAACATGGACATATAAATGAAATCACAAGATCAATGGTCACCAAGGAAGATTTTACGATTAAAATGCACTCGCCGTGACATCTGCTCAAGACCTGAGATGGAAGGAGATGGTCATTAAAGTACAAATATACAAGGacatacaaaagagaaaaagaccaGCCTAGAATTATgcataaagacattttagaaactGTAACTTTAGTGGAATATAACAGAGGGTCACTGACTGCAATGTACCTATCAACTGCAATTAAAACCATATTACACACAGATGCTGAAGCTGAGATACAATTGATTACTAGAAAAATGATACATGCCATTTTACCAAGATACCAACAGCTGTCTCTTAGTTGCATTGTATTTACAGGCATGAAAACAAGTCCAAGGAGAAGATcagccacagccagagagaggatgagtagGTTAATTGGAGtatggagctgcttgaagtgagagATGGACAAGATCACAAGCAAGTTCAAAAATACATTGCATATAATgatacaagacagaaaaataaacaaaattatatttccaGGGCCTGTTCGGACCTCCTTTCTGCATGATGAGTTGTTGTCAGGAAAACAGTACTcaactgtcatgttttgttgATCCTCTGTGATATTCATCTTAAGTATTTACAGATATGCAAGTTGGAGCTGTTTATAATATGCTGTTCAGCAGTACTGGACTGATGAATTTGTCTTTGCagattgtgtatttatattgaaGTATGAATCCTCCTACTAACATATGAATGGCCACTTTTTACACAGCATCATTCACTTAATATTCAACAATGTCATTACAGGGGTGACCAGTAGAGGAGTGAAAGTGTTTACAGTTAGTGTTAACAGTTAAATCTCTCACATTTTGCACACAATGTGTTTTTGAGGTATTCCTTTGCTTTTAACACATACtacttattaaataaataagttccAGTTTTCTCAGCTTTGCGAACTTTTATTTGGATCTTAAAAGTAACTTTAGTAGTATAGCAGCTCCTCTTATGGCCCTCCTCAAAGGAGCTGTGACAAAGATACGCTGGAACCAAGAGGCAGATAAAGCATTCAATCAATTCAAATGATTAAATGGGGCTTTCACCACTGCTCCTCTTCTTAAACAACCTGATCTTTCCATCCCATTTGT from Electrophorus electricus isolate fEleEle1 chromosome 17, fEleEle1.pri, whole genome shotgun sequence carries:
- the LOC118242890 gene encoding trace amine-associated receptor 6-like; this translates as MNITEYQQHMTVEYCFPDNNSCRKEVRTGPGNIILFIFLFCISVCTVFLNFLVILSISHFKQLHTPTNLLILSLAVADLLMGFVMPVNTMQLRDSCWYLGKMACTVFFVINWISASASVCYMVLIAVDRYIAISDPLLYSTKVTVCKMSLFIILGWSFSLLYILIFLYFNDHLLPSQILSRCHGECILIVKSSWVTIDLVISFICPCSVILILYSIIFTLARRQAKAVRSVLNATSNRHRDKVSKSSNSKAAKTLGIVVCVYLALWIPSSLCSLFVENMTSLSLVSTVLTWLISINSSVNPLIYAIFYPWFRASAKYIVTCRLFKLSPSTFH
- the LOC118242863 gene encoding trace amine-associated receptor 6-like, encoding MNITEDQQNMTVEYCFPDNNSSCRKEVRTGPGNIILFIFLSCIIICNVFLNLLVILSISHFKQLHTPINLLILSLAVADLLLGLVFMPVNTMQLRDSCWYLGKMACIIFLVINCISASASVCNMVLIAVDRYIAVSDPLLYSTKVTVSKMSLCIILGWSFSLLYVLVYLYFNDHLLPSQVLSRCHGECILIVKSSLVTIDLVISFICPCSVILILYSIIFTLTRRQAKAVRSVLNATSNRHRAKVSKSSNSKAAKTLGIVVCVYLALWIPFSLCSLFVENMTSLSVVWTVLTWLISINSSVNPLIYAIFYPWFRSSAKYIVTCRLFKLSPSTFH